In Miscanthus floridulus cultivar M001 chromosome 8, ASM1932011v1, whole genome shotgun sequence, the sequence TTAGCTGTTTGATGCAGTGATGCTCCTTGATCATCATTTGTAATTCGCCAATCAATGTTGAAGGTAGGCACTGCCAGGCAACAGCATGACTGAACCACCAAGAGGTGTGATAGGAAGAAGACTGCAACAATCATTTTTTCCCTGAGATCAAACCCAGTGAACAGTTAGAAGGCGTCAGGTTGCATAAACCTCATAGCATATAGTAAGTGATATGATCATAAAAATTAGCCCATGTACTCCTCATAATTTCTATAATTTGCAGTGACCAATATATAATAAATTCCAGGTAGCCTGTAAATCAAGGTAGGCAAGATCTTTTATGGCCTGTTGAATATCGCTTCGCACCTATATTTTTCTAATCAAGCTGCAGATATAGAAACTCAGTGACTGTTTATGAGGTCTCAACCTGCACAAACTTCTACTAACCAATAATTGGTGCAATAGAGCATATGTTCCGCCACTCCTAGAATTTATAGTGATCTACATGTGATTTTCAGACAGCATCTGAATGAAAACAAACAAGGAAAATGGAGGAGTATTTCCTCTCCCACACTCCTACATATCTATTTTACAATCCAGGATGTAAGCTAGATATCGTATGCAACCTTCAACTCTGCCAAATATATTTCACAACTGTAACTAAACTGAAATGAAGTCTCGTAATCATATAACCTGAGGACCCATAATATACCATAAATATCTTACATAAAGCAGCACACAGGAAGAGAAGAGGAATTTTCATTGGCCCATTGGTAAACTCACCAATAGTTTGAGGAGTTGGCAGGATAAGATCCAGGATCTGTCATACCACAACACACCCACTATCCATTAAGGATGAAATGAGGCCTTCAGCTAGCCGGCGACCTGCACAATCAAGAAGAAATAAGCATCATTAGCTGCGAACATAAAGAATAGCCTGTGGGCAAATGACAACAGACGAAGAACTACAAACTAAGGATCcaaatctagttcaagtacagaAAAGAAATATAGATGATTGAATATCTCCAAAGTCAGTTGAGCAGCAGCAGTGCCCTATACATAGTAAAACCCAAATGCCACAAGACAATGGGTTCAGCATAACAAAACAAACAAAGCCTGACAATTGGTGCTGTCCTCCCAGAGATGAACACAGAGCATGCAAACATTGGAGCAGCAGGTTTAGGCCAAACCCTAGAACAgggggcctgttcgctggttggtttctgggctgatttgggctggctggtgctggtttgttgtgagagaaaaatactgttgactagCTGATTTGGACTGGTTGAAACCAGCAAGCGAACAGTGTGGGGAGAAATCAGAGAAACGAAAGCAACATCACAAAATAAGAGGAAACGGGAGCACCTGAGACTGCTCTGTGCCAACCGCGGCACCGCCGGGGCCAACCCGCACCGAGGACACCCACCATGGGCGGCCACATCAGGAGacaaggagagagggagagagagatgcgCACGCGGCGCAGGGGGCGCAGCGGCTGCGGCCACCAGCGGGCCCGGCAGCGCCGGTGCGCCGCCTCGCCGGAGGACGGCCATCGCGGGGGGCCCAATCGGTGCGCCGCCACAccgggagaggagagagaggaagggagagagagagagagagacgcaaCGGCGGCGGCGAAGCTAGGGAGGCGCGACAGCGGAGCGCCATGCCGGGCCGGGGTCGCCCGCCGCCGGGGCCCACGGCCGCGCGCAGCGTGGGGGGCGCCGTCGCCTCGTCCGCCGTCGCTGTCGGATAACAATAGATAACAAGAGCATATTCTCCGGCGCACATGGCTATCCACCATTCAACGGGACATCTAATTATTTGTCACTCTTACGGAGGCCGCCTCTCTAATTGCCAACTTTGTGGTGGCAACTACAAAAATGTCTCAGAAAATAGTAACTCGCCTAATTTTTTGCCatttttgctgacgtggcatgcCAGATCAGCCAGCCAGCTTGGGAACGGGTCGTTGACGCTCGAAGACCGAAGGCAAAAGACCATTCTGCCCCCACCGTGTATTGCTTAACGAGCGCCATCTCCTCCCATCTGCTCAGTCCCAACTGTTTTCGAAGGATCTCAGGGGCTAGACTGCAAATATAGTTTGACTGGACGGTTGAATAGCCAACAAAGATGACGTGGCTGCTGACCGAGTACGTGGCGCATGCTGATTGGAAGATAAAAGATGATGTGGCCTCAACATGACTTTGGTTGACCAACGGTCAAGATGAAATTGTGGCCGTCGATCTGGAAACGGATGGCCAAGAGGAGCCTCTGCTCTGGTTGTCTTCACAGCAGCAGGGACGTCGGCGTGGTGGTGCTCCCGTGCGGCGGGGGCTCGACGGCGTCGGCCGGGTTGCGGCTCCGGTGGCCGGGGACGCGCGGCGACCGGCGGAAAAGGAAGAGGCGACCGCGGCGTGTATGTTGGTGGTCCTCTTTGTCAGCAGAATGGCTCGGGGTGGTCTGGAGATGACGAACGACGAAGAGGTGCGGGCGGACGGTGGTGGCGGAGCTCGGTGGAGTTCGACGATGCGGCCATGGATCGACGATGAGGAGTAGCGGGGTGAGCTCGTGGCGACCCTGTGGTGCCGGCGAAGAACCGATCGAGTCCAGAGGTGGTGGGAGGTGGGAGATCACGAGCTCGAGCCGACCCGGCAATGGCGGCGACGGCGAAAGTTGGGGGTGCTGGCGCGGGAAAGAAGTTGCGAGGAGGGGCGTAGGAGCAGCAGCGTGCACTTGCGACCTCGTTCCAGTTTTTATAGGGAGATGAACGATGAACGTGGACGGGAATGAAGCTCGGTTCATTGCCATCAATGGCGGCCGGAGTAACGGACAGAGGAAATGGAGGAACGTCCATTTGATGTAGGGATATTGAAGAGCAACGTTATAGCAGCACTATTATGGAATTTAATTGCCGCAGGAGTAAAGGAGGTGGGCTCTTTGGAGCTCGGATTCTCCGTtaatggagaagagagagagagggaggaattCCTGACGGAGGTTGAAGACAACATGACAGGTGGGCCCGCCCTGGCAGTGAGCAGGCCAGAGAGAACCGTTGGGACTGAGCACATGGGAGGAGACAGCGCTCGTTAAGCAATACACGGCGGGGGCAGAATGGTCTTTTGCCTTCGGTCTTCGAGCGTCAACGGCCCGTTCCCGAGCTGGCTGGCTGATCTGGCATGCCACGTCAGTAAAAATGGCAAAAAATTAGGCGAGTTACTATTTTCTGGGACATTTTTGTAGTTGCCACCACAAAGTTGGCAATCAGAGAGGCGGCCTCCGTAAGAGTGGCAAATAATTAGATGTCCCCCATTCAACGGGTGCTGTCGCGCGCGTGCCAAATTTGTCCTAGGTAGAAGCAACGATCTACTATGGAGCTTTCAATTGTTACTGCTCATCTTGTGAGTTTATGACTAAACTTGTAAAACATCACTGTTCAGTACACAACGTATTCACGAGAGAGGACAGATGGACAAATTCTTCTGTGGAATGACCCATTCCAGTGGATGTGGATCGTGGATGGACATGGACTAGGCGGAGTAGAGCTCAGGCTTGGACAGCCTCGGCGTCGGCACGGCCACCAGCGGCGTGGCCTTCTTCATGACGATCGCGAACTTCTCGTCCAGCTCCAGCCGCGCGCCGGCCGGCAGCGCCCAGTCGAACGCCTGCAGCAGCATGGCCAGCGAGTAGGCCGTCATCCGGTCGGCCATGGCGATGCCGGCGCAGATCCTGCGCCCGGACCCGAACGGGAGGTAGTCCATCTCGCTGCCGTTGAAGTCCCACTTGCGCCCTTCGCcttcgccgccggcgccgcccagGAACCTCTCCGGGATGAACTCCTGCGGGTCCTTCCACACGGCGGGGTCCCTCATGATCGCCCACACGTTGACGAACACGCGGCACCCCGCGGGGACGCGGTAGCCGCCCACCGTCGCGTCGGCGCTGGGGCAGTGCGGCACCATCAGCGGCAGCGCCGGGTGCAGCCGCAGCGTCTCCTTGAGCACCGCGTGCAGGTAGTGCAGCTGCGGGAGGTGCGACTCCTCCACCACCGCGTCCCTGCCCACCACGGCGTCCAGCTCCTCCCGCACCTTGGCCAGCAGCTCCGGCTTCTGCATCAGCTCCGCCATGGCCCACTCCACGGTGTTCGACGTGGTCTCCGTGCCCCCGACCACCATGTCCTGTTTATTGGACGCATTAGCTGTATTAGAGTAGTACAGGTTGGCTGATTAGCAGCAGGTGCTCGATCAATCATACCATGAGCAGTGCCTTGACGTTGGTCATGGTGAAGGATGCCTTCCCGTCGCCGCCTTCCTTCTCGAGCTTGAGCATGTACTCCAAGAAGTCGGGCGCGGggggctcgccgccgccgcgctcggcgctgaccctctgctcgatgatcctggCGAACATCTGGTTGAACCGCTCCTTGAGCACGTCGGACTTCCTCCGGATGCCCTGCAGGTCGAATCGCGCGAGCGCCGGGAAGAAGTCGGACACGTTGGGCGCGCCGAGCATGTCGGTGATCTCGGCGACGAGGTGCCTGAACTCCTTCCCGACCGCGGCGCGCTCGCTGTCGCTGCCGACGTTGCCGCCCCACAGCGTGCCCGTGATGACGTTCATGACGGTGAGAAACATCTGCGCGCCGACGTCGACGGGCGCCGCGGCGACGGCCTGCGCGTGGAGGTGGGCCAGCGTGGCCCTGAACTCGCGCGCGCGGAGCGCGTGCACGTTGTCCAGCCCCGCGGGGCTGAGCATCTCCCGGACGCACACCCGCCGGAGGAGGCGCCACGTGGGACCCACGGGGTTCCACACGATGTTCTGCGCGCCGCCGTAGGAGATGGAGCGCGCCGCGTCGGGGACGTCGCGGCCGGAGAAGACGAGGTCCTGCTCGCGCAGCACCTCGCGCGCCAGGGACGGGGAGGTGACCACCACGCCCAGCTTGGAGCCCAGGCGGATGGAGAAGATGGGACCGTACCTGCCCGCGAGGCGCGCGAAGTAGACGTGCAGCTGCGGGTCCAGCGACGGCAGGCTGCCCACCAGCGGCAGGCCCGTGGGACCCGGCGGGAGGCTGCCGCCGTTGCTCTTGCTCCCGCGGCCGCGCACCGCGGCGGCCACGAAGAGGAACGCCGCCAGCAGGAGTGCGCCGTAGAGGAGcgtggtggaggctgctgctgcggcggcgtcCATGGCTAAGGAGAGGCCGGGTAGAGCAGACAGTCGTGCACGTCTGGGAGCCTGGGAGCGGGACGGGGTGCAGACGTGCAGTGTGATGGGTGGCAGAAATTATACCGGGCGGTGGCGGCCGTCCAGGCCGCGATACTTCCCAGACCACCGGGACGGTGATGGCATCTCGGCCTGTGGACGGGAGCACGGAGGCGGGGGGCGTTTGTCGCGTCCCGGCACGCCGCGCGCTCACGGCCGACGACCCACCGCGAAAACAATGCCGCGTGGGGTCCATTTGGACGCACACGCACCGTACCGCACCAGACGCGCGCAGGCGCAGCTCCTGGCTCTCTCAAAGAACCGCAGCGTCGGCGCCGTGCTCGCGGATAGTTCAGATAGAGTAGCGATCTCTCTACGTCCCTGTGTGATGCGTTGTAATGCGACGTACGTATTGGGAGCGACGGTTGGGGATCATCATTCTAGGTGTCTGATCCATAAACAAACACATCCGTGGTGATCTTAACCATCATACCCAGCCACACACAACACCCTACcacttggttttttttttttgcctccttGGATCCGTTTGGTACAGCCCTGTTTTATTGGtgaagtgttttttttttacttttagcTTCCGAAAGAGTTTCCCTGATTTAGGGCATATTTGGTtcgcctagtagctactaaatttagtagtttttagtcactttagtaactttttaatcAAACattatgactaaaagctactaaaagagttttagtcctctctagtaactctggagttactaaaagtgactaaaccgtttagtagctactaaagtttagtagttcgaaccaaacaccccttagatGAAGCTTGTAGTAGATAAAAAGGGAAATATCTCTAacaactttttttcttttttcttttcttttccctttcttttccttttcctttttctatttccttATCCTTATCTTCTAAGACTCGTGAGGTCTCTATCGTCCCGGTAGTTTTGCCTCGCCGTGCtcatggggtgtttggatacccCTCCTTGGCTTCCCTGTCACATCGGGTGACCGCTGTGATTGCGACAGGTGGTAGCTACGCACCGGCCGATGCTGTCGGATCTGGCTTGGTTAATTTAGACAGCCCTAACGGTGATCCTATTTAGTACACGGATTAGGATATAAACAATATGAATTTTAAAGATTATAATTGTTACTTTGATAGTTCTAGATGAAACTAGGCctaaaagaaaatttaaaaatgaTCATTTTAAGAATTAAGGAACCAAACAGAGTCTTAGGCCATAGCTATGGAACTAAAATGATTACTCCGCAGGCACGCACGTACATATTATCTTATCTTATTATGTGTCGTTATCATCGTCAACAATGGAGAAACATAGTGAAAGGATGATGTGGTGATACGATGCAAGACATGGAGAAAGAAGACGGAGGCTGCGCGCCGACCGCGGGAATGCACGGGAGCTCACCGCCGCACCGCGCGTACAATGGACAGGGTTGTGAACACCCTGGAGCTGCCCTGCCGCTGCCGGACGACAGAGAGGCGACGACCTTAGGTTGAGAGAATAACAATAGCCAAAGATGCTCATGCTGCACACGCGTATTCTTGTTTTCTTCGCGTCACGCCGGCCACGCCGCCACCTGCGCTTGCAATTGCCAGGCTTGCATCTACTACTATATAGAGCTGTGTTACTATGCTTGAGAGGAACCACCGGTTCCTCCCACTCGATTTTTTTTACtgaaaaaatagaaaactaaTTATAATTAAGGATAGTTTAGTAATTTTAATTGTTCATTACATGAGGGTTATCCGTTCTATTTTGCTCTGTCGCGGCAGGTGGAGGGATTGGCTGACcgccgcccgcacgcctgccagGAGCTCGCGCCGCCGGCTGCCTTCCTGCCAGGGGCTCACCGCTGCCCGCGCATGGAATGTCCTCGCCGCCGCTCGACCGGGCTCACCCCTGCCGCCTGGAAGGGGCCACAAGAGTTTGACCGCCTGGCCAGCCGGTAGTCATCGTTGTCTGCCTGCTCGCCCGGTGCTCTGCTGATTGCCTTGCGCGGGTCTGCTCTGTGATTGTAACGGTGTTCTCAATTTCAATTCTGCAGAAACAGCAGAGCAGCACGTCTAGGAAGAATCGATGTGAAATTGAGACTGTAATTGATGTGAGCTTAGAGTGAAATTAAGTGAATAATACTAGGACTGGATGTCAAATTTAGATTATAATTGATCTACACTGAGAGTGAATTTCTCGCTATTAAATTCAGATTGTAAATTGATGTGAATTGGTATTGTTAGTAAATAATGAATGTGAACGACTGATGTTTTCAGAACTGTGATAATCTCAATTTGACAGCATATAACTGATGTCAAGTAGAGAGGATGACAGCATGAAATTCCTTTGGGTGAATCTATTTTTCAGGAATACAATGACCTACAAATTATTTTTTTCGAAAGGCGGCAAAAAGCTTTTGCCGGATTTTTATTAGACGATAGAAATGAAAAAAAGGTGTTACGATGTTTTTACAACCTCAACAACGTACTCAACTCTACTAAAATGACCTACAAATTATCAAGAAATGTTTGCTACCGAATGTAGAATGGAACGAGTGATATTCAGACATTGACCATGCATATAGAATTGCTGAAAATAAAACTGAACATGCATTAATTCAGAAATGAGCAGCACTAAAATTTCAGAGAGCACACATACATTACATATTCAGAGAACAGCACTACCATTACATTGCATTTCAGAGAGTATGGCACATTGCTATTCAGAGACATGGAGAAGTGAAGACATGTATTTGGCCAAGAACACATCAGCATCATGCCTGAGTTCTCTCTCTGAGAACCACCACAAGCTGTTTTCCAGCTCGAGTTCTTGGCACTGCCGGCTGGGGTGTCTTAGAGCTTCCCATGGAGGCGTGATCTCAACGGCGTGGTGCAGCAGCCATGGCAGCATGTGTGCCGACGTGCCAACGGAAGTTCCTCTCCAACAATAGTGCGATCATCGGaccatggcagcggcagaagccgAGAGCCATGGCGGTGCGTCCCTCCGTCCCTCTGAcaggatttttttatttttaacggTTTTTTGTAAACtcattttaaatctaacattgtttttttttctttcaaaactaacacttttacctgtgcctatttccctggcgcggtgcatggtggcgcggcgagagggatgacgtggcgacgaccggggcgctgaccAGTGACGTGGAAGGATGTGCCGCGCCATCGATCTAACGCGCCAAGGCCcacggcgcggcaggacctggacGTAGACAGAAGCCGACCAGCCTCAATTGCAATTGAACGGAAGCCGctgtcggtgctgtaaac encodes:
- the LOC136473001 gene encoding flavonoid 3'-monooxygenase CYP75B137-like codes for the protein MDAAAAAASTTLLYGALLLAAFLFVAAAVRGRGSKSNGGSLPPGPTGLPLVGSLPSLDPQLHVYFARLAGRYGPIFSIRLGSKLGVVVTSPSLAREVLREQDLVFSGRDVPDAARSISYGGAQNIVWNPVGPTWRLLRRVCVREMLSPAGLDNVHALRAREFRATLAHLHAQAVAAAPVDVGAQMFLTVMNVITGTLWGGNVGSDSERAAVGKEFRHLVAEITDMLGAPNVSDFFPALARFDLQGIRRKSDVLKERFNQMFARIIEQRVSAERGGGEPPAPDFLEYMLKLEKEGGDGKASFTMTNVKALLMDMVVGGTETTSNTVEWAMAELMQKPELLAKVREELDAVVGRDAVVEESHLPQLHYLHAVLKETLRLHPALPLMVPHCPSADATVGGYRVPAGCRVFVNVWAIMRDPAVWKDPQEFIPERFLGGAGGEGEGRKWDFNGSEMDYLPFGSGRRICAGIAMADRMTAYSLAMLLQAFDWALPAGARLELDEKFAIVMKKATPLVAVPTPRLSKPELYSA